Proteins from one Peromyscus eremicus chromosome 8a, PerEre_H2_v1, whole genome shotgun sequence genomic window:
- the Wnt3a gene encoding protein Wnt-3a: MAPLGYLLVLCSLKQALGSYPIWWSLAVGPQYSSLSTQPILCASIPGLVPKQLRFCRNYVEIMPSVAEGVKAGIQECQHQFRGRRWNCTTVSNSLAIFGPVLDKATRESAFVHAIASAGVAFAVTRSCAEGSAAICGCSSRLQGSPGEGWKWGGCSEDIEFGGMVSREFADARENRPDARSAMNRHNNEAGRQAIASHMHLKCKCHGLSGSCEVKTCWWSQPDFRTVGDFLKDKYDSASEMVVEKHRESRGWVETLRPRYTYFKVPTERDLVYYEASPNFCEPNPETGSFGTRDRTCNVSSHGIDGCDLLCCGRGHNARTERRREKCHCVFHWCCYVSCQECTRVYDVHTCK; encoded by the exons GTCCTTGGCTGTGGGGCCCCAGTACTCCTCCCTGAGCACTCAGCCCATCCTCTGTGCCAGCATCCCAGGTCTGGTGCCCAAGCAGCTTCGCTTCTGCAGGAACTATGTGGAGATCATGCCCAGTGTGGCTGAAGGTGTCAAGGCTGGCATCCAGGAGTGCCAGCACCAGTTCCGAGGCCGGCGTTGGAACTGTACCACCGTCAGCAACAGCCTGGCAATCTTTGGCCCTGTTCTGGACAAAG CCACCCGGGAGTCAGCCTTCGTCCATGCCATTGCCTCTGCTGGAGTGGCCTTTGCAGTGACACGCTCCTGTGCAGAGGGCTCAGCCGCCATCTGTGGGTGCAGTAGCCGCCTCCAGGGCTCCCCGGGCGAGGGCTGGAAGTGGGGCGGCTGTAGCGAGGACATTGAATTTGGCGGAATGGTGTCTCGGGAGTTTGCTGATGCCAGGGAGAACCGGCCGGATGCCCGCTCTGCCATGAACCGTCACAACAACGAGGCTGGGCGCCAG GCCATCGCCAGCCACATGCACCTCAAATGCAAATGCCACGGACTATCCGGCAGCTGCGAAGTGAAGACCTGCTGGTGGTCGCAGCCGGACTTCCGCACTGTCGGGGATTTCCTCAAAGACAAGTACGACAGCGCCTCGGAGATGGTGGTGGAGAAACACCGCGAGTCTCGTGGCTGGGTGGAGACCCTGAGACCACGTTACACGTACTTCAAGGTGCCCACAGAGCGCGACCTGGTCTACTATGAGGCCTCGCCCAACTTCTGTGAGCCGAACCCTGAAACCGGCTCCTTTGGGACGCGCGACCGCACCTGCAACGTGAGCTCGCACGGCATAGACGGCTGTGACCTGCTGTGCTGCGGGCGCGGCCATAACGCGCGCACTGAGCGACGAAGGGAGAAGTGCCACTGCGTTTTCCACTGGTGCTGCTACGTCAGCTGCCAGGAGTGCACACGCGTCTATGACGTGCACACCTGCAAATAG